A portion of the Candidatus Margulisiibacteriota bacterium genome contains these proteins:
- a CDS encoding peptide-binding protein: MEWRNFKNCLICSCLLVTAALAGQVDPDGGLKFSLGGEVSLLNPILSTDNVSSAVESAIFSGLISFNENLEPVPDLAASWQVSRDGRTWTFKLRRDVLWHDGVPFTADDVVFTFNSILNPKVNSVRRSDYIIDGRPIVFRAVNKYTVQAVLPKPFAPFLTHAAMSVIPKHLLQGEDINTAKFNRRPVGTGPFIFQEWQTGDHITVRRNPDYYLGKPLLKQIVYKIIPDDNTALVALEAGEIDEAGIPPKDYTRMKSVKGIGVYESDVLLYVYLGLNLANPKFTDRRVGQALAYATDRKQLVGLIFRGLATPAYAPSAPISWAYSGEVAKYPYNQDKARQLLKEAGAENLEFTILVNQGNKEREKAAVILQQQYKKVGVKVKVRVMEWSSILKIVNAPKDPKDFEALIMGWSLGLDPDAYSIWHSSQYPKGFNFVKYKNPEVDRLLEEGRTTIDRGGRKRIYARIWKLIADDQPYIFLWYPKSVSGVNTRVGGLSKPGPAGMFLHLEKVFIKK, encoded by the coding sequence ATGGAATGGCGCAACTTCAAGAACTGTCTAATATGTAGTTGTCTGTTGGTGACGGCCGCCCTGGCCGGGCAGGTTGACCCCGACGGGGGACTTAAATTCAGTTTAGGTGGCGAAGTTTCTCTTTTAAATCCGATTCTTTCGACCGACAATGTCTCCTCCGCGGTGGAAAGCGCTATTTTTTCCGGGCTGATCAGCTTCAACGAGAATCTTGAACCCGTTCCCGACCTGGCGGCCAGCTGGCAGGTTTCCCGCGATGGCCGGACCTGGACTTTCAAATTACGCCGCGATGTTCTCTGGCACGATGGCGTCCCGTTCACGGCCGATGACGTGGTCTTTACTTTCAACTCGATCCTCAACCCCAAAGTGAATTCGGTCCGCCGGAGCGATTATATTATTGACGGTCGGCCGATCGTTTTCCGGGCGGTTAACAAGTATACCGTGCAGGCTGTTCTGCCTAAGCCGTTCGCCCCTTTCCTGACCCACGCGGCGATGAGCGTTATCCCTAAACATCTGCTGCAAGGTGAGGATATCAACACGGCCAAGTTCAACCGCCGGCCGGTCGGGACCGGACCCTTTATCTTCCAGGAGTGGCAGACCGGCGACCACATTACCGTCCGCCGCAATCCCGATTATTACCTGGGGAAACCTTTGCTTAAACAGATCGTTTATAAGATTATCCCGGATGATAACACCGCCCTGGTCGCCCTGGAGGCGGGGGAGATCGATGAGGCGGGGATCCCGCCAAAAGATTACACCAGAATGAAGAGCGTCAAAGGGATAGGCGTTTACGAGTCCGATGTTTTGCTCTATGTCTATCTCGGGTTGAACCTGGCCAATCCTAAATTTACCGACCGGAGGGTCGGGCAGGCGCTGGCTTACGCTACAGACCGGAAACAACTCGTCGGCCTGATCTTTCGGGGTCTAGCGACACCAGCTTATGCCCCTTCCGCGCCGATCTCCTGGGCTTACTCCGGCGAGGTAGCTAAATATCCGTACAACCAAGATAAAGCGCGGCAATTATTGAAAGAGGCGGGAGCGGAGAACCTCGAATTCACCATCCTGGTCAACCAGGGGAACAAAGAGCGGGAAAAGGCGGCCGTCATCCTCCAGCAGCAGTATAAGAAGGTGGGGGTCAAAGTTAAGGTTCGGGTGATGGAATGGTCCTCTATTCTCAAAATAGTTAACGCGCCGAAAGACCCGAAAGATTTTGAGGCACTGATCATGGGGTGGTCGCTCGGCCTTGATCCCGACGCTTATTCGATTTGGCATTCGAGCCAGTATCCCAAAGGGTTTAACTTCGTCAAATATAAGAACCCCGAGGTTGACCGGCTTTTGGAGGAGGGGAGGACGACGATCGACCGGGGTGGGCGGAAGCGGATCTATGCCCGGATCTGGAAACTGATCGCTGACGACCAGCCGTATATTTTTCTCTGGTATCCGAAGTCGGTTTCCGGCGTTAACACCCGGGTCGGCGGGTTGTCCAAGCCCGGTCCGGCCGGGATGTTCCTCCATCTTGAAAAAGTGTTTATAAAAAAATGA
- a CDS encoding prepilin-type N-terminal cleavage/methylation domain-containing protein, with product MKKGFTLIEVLVVIGIIGLLSVFLVPNLLGARDRGKEAAVRGVMHTVQLAVEAYQMENDVYPMAKNITLASLCRDYLMAGGYVAGIPKNPFTGKEYSDSDTAGRIVYSYDDPSGKYTLTGYKRNGMAQLQELSNM from the coding sequence ATGAAAAAAGGTTTTACGTTAATTGAGGTCCTGGTCGTTATCGGGATAATCGGTTTGCTCTCGGTTTTCCTGGTCCCTAATTTGTTGGGAGCGCGCGACCGGGGTAAGGAAGCGGCCGTCCGGGGGGTCATGCATACCGTCCAGCTGGCGGTAGAAGCTTACCAGATGGAGAATGATGTTTATCCCATGGCCAAGAACATTACCCTGGCTTCGCTCTGCCGCGACTATCTGATGGCCGGCGGATATGTTGCCGGTATTCCGAAAAACCCGTTCACCGGTAAGGAGTACTCCGATTCAGACACGGCCGGCCGGATCGTTTACAGTTACGATGATCCGAGCGGCAAATATACGCTGACAGGATACAAACGGAATGGAATGGCGCAACTTCAAGAACTGTCTAATATGTAG